Proteins encoded together in one Euzebya rosea window:
- a CDS encoding Fur family transcriptional regulator: METALREAGLRVTRQRLAVLEALKERTDALSAQDVWAEFRERGETIGLSTVYRTLESLQDVGLLDSFDRDGEQAYRFCSTSHHHHLVCLSCNEVEELRAEIVEEWVGRVSEAHGFEVTAHRADIYGHCAGCSG; this comes from the coding sequence ATGGAAACGGCGCTCCGCGAAGCGGGACTGCGCGTCACCCGCCAACGGCTTGCCGTGCTCGAGGCGCTCAAGGAACGGACCGACGCCCTCAGCGCGCAGGACGTCTGGGCCGAGTTCCGCGAACGCGGTGAGACCATCGGCCTGTCCACGGTCTACCGGACGCTGGAATCCCTCCAGGACGTCGGCCTGCTGGACTCCTTCGACCGCGACGGCGAGCAGGCCTATCGCTTCTGCTCCACCAGCCACCACCACCACCTCGTCTGCCTGTCCTGCAACGAGGTGGAGGAGCTCCGCGCCGAGATCGTGGAGGAGTGGGTCGGACGGGTCTCGGAGGCACACGGCTTCGAGGTGACCGCCCACCGGGCCGACATCTACGGACACTGCGCCGGCTGCTCGGGGTGA
- a CDS encoding sialidase family protein has translation MNTTRASVSALLVLGLLLSLLVAAQSVSADPADPTCETYDPAAGASSVCDVDGRWTQIGHNNFEPTMGVTPEGGLYMATTPGRGVAVGWRAGVAKAESLDAAFTSSWTDVQPTIAGYSNPPETNDPYAYVDPSTGRIFSFHMSPILLCSILSFSDDGGETWTTPPVGCGPSGAWDHQTMVAAPPTPGTVMLGDYPNVLIQCVNSVYAEMCARSLDGGLTWGAGYPAYPNPSLTGAGTQTGHLAAGPDGTIYLPSPNGGNQASIYVSSDSGLTWTEREITDMDIPFSDPAIDLDADGVLHVTWIDTSNHLWYASSTDRAETFSEPVRVTSTGVHAELPALVAGDAGRVAIAFAGTRDLPNGYQTNVAARDVSWGAYIAVTDTAIPGQTPTFDIVNTTGDDPIQRGTSCNSRCLYLVDFIDVVVTPDGTPVAAFSDGCDSAACIDGTASNNVTDRGKGMIAVADFDLCATTCHHFTPAEGGQSPLLGAMLPASEHIGHEARDVLGAARHEALLQAHLDELGFTPAE, from the coding sequence ATGAACACCACTCGCGCGTCCGTGTCCGCCCTGCTCGTCCTCGGCCTGCTGCTGTCGCTGCTGGTCGCCGCCCAGTCGGTCAGTGCCGACCCGGCGGACCCGACCTGCGAGACCTACGACCCGGCGGCCGGTGCGTCGAGCGTCTGCGACGTCGATGGCCGCTGGACCCAGATCGGTCACAACAACTTCGAACCGACGATGGGCGTGACGCCGGAGGGTGGCCTGTACATGGCGACGACCCCCGGTCGTGGTGTGGCCGTCGGGTGGCGCGCCGGTGTGGCGAAGGCCGAGTCGCTGGACGCGGCGTTCACGTCCAGCTGGACCGACGTGCAGCCGACGATCGCCGGGTACTCCAACCCGCCGGAGACCAACGACCCGTACGCCTACGTCGATCCCTCGACCGGCCGGATCTTCAGCTTCCACATGAGCCCGATCCTGCTCTGCTCGATCCTGAGCTTCTCCGACGACGGCGGCGAGACCTGGACGACCCCGCCGGTCGGCTGTGGCCCCTCGGGCGCCTGGGACCACCAGACGATGGTGGCCGCACCGCCCACCCCCGGCACCGTGATGCTGGGCGACTACCCCAACGTGCTGATCCAGTGCGTCAACTCCGTCTACGCCGAGATGTGCGCGCGGTCCCTCGACGGCGGCCTGACCTGGGGTGCGGGGTACCCGGCGTACCCCAACCCGTCGCTGACCGGCGCCGGCACGCAGACCGGCCACCTCGCCGCCGGCCCGGACGGCACGATCTACTTGCCCTCCCCCAACGGTGGCAACCAGGCGAGCATCTACGTCTCCTCCGACTCGGGCCTGACCTGGACCGAGCGCGAGATCACCGACATGGACATCCCGTTCTCCGACCCGGCGATCGACCTGGACGCCGACGGTGTGCTGCACGTCACCTGGATCGACACGTCCAACCACCTCTGGTACGCCTCCTCCACCGACCGGGCCGAGACGTTCAGCGAGCCGGTCCGCGTCACCTCCACCGGCGTCCACGCCGAGCTGCCCGCGCTGGTCGCCGGTGACGCCGGTCGCGTCGCCATCGCCTTCGCCGGCACCCGTGACCTGCCGAATGGCTACCAGACCAACGTCGCCGCCAGGGACGTCTCCTGGGGCGCCTACATCGCGGTCACCGACACGGCGATCCCCGGTCAGACCCCCACGTTCGACATCGTCAACACCACCGGCGACGACCCGATCCAGCGCGGCACCTCCTGCAACTCGCGCTGCCTGTACCTCGTGGACTTCATCGACGTCGTCGTGACGCCGGACGGCACCCCGGTCGCGGCGTTCTCCGATGGGTGCGACAGCGCGGCCTGCATCGACGGCACGGCGTCGAACAACGTCACCGACCGCGGCAAGGGCATGATCGCCGTCGCCGACTTCGACCTGTGCGCGACGACCTGCCACCACTTCACGCCGGCCGAGGGCGGCCAGTCCCCGCTGCTCGGCGCGATGCTGCCGGCGTCGGAGCACATCGGCCACGAGGCTCGCGACGTCCTGGGCGCGGCACGCCACGAGGCGCTGCTGCAGGCCCACCTGGACGAGCTGGGGTTCACCCCGGCGGAGTGA
- a CDS encoding cell wall-binding repeat-containing protein gives MRSPLLAVAVTILFLFAPAAAGAQGLFASADVSALLRTSYDDDLLIQVANDGPSDATGVAVVTLPSGLLAVDLPAGCVAEGPDTLRCTTPELMPGSRTTFPVEIVQTDRGAQQVTASVQGSAADPRSANDRATITIDTLPTPVVGNDPVVDAVVVSRMRFRGAAADVPHVVLARSDDFADALAGTALTGRGPLLYTLPDALAPATADEIDRVLPRGGTVLVLGGPGAISEQVVDALRVRGHQPVRLAGTSRIGTALAVADRLIASGTDPSTVVLARAFGQGAAAWADSVAFGAHAASTATPVLLTDGDIGSPAVAGWLADHGTTRTIVAGGVAAVSDTALAGIPGVDRVAGPDRAGTAVAAARLVPAAHGAAVAAHHLVNGYLDGAWAHGLLAAGLAADEQAPILFVDTHEAPEATRAALTSCRDAPIVIAVVGGPEVVDPSVRADLDELDAEAC, from the coding sequence GTGCGATCACCACTTCTCGCCGTTGCAGTCACCATCCTCTTCCTCTTCGCACCCGCCGCCGCGGGGGCGCAGGGCCTCTTCGCCTCCGCCGACGTCTCCGCGTTGCTGCGGACCAGCTACGACGACGACCTGCTGATCCAGGTCGCCAACGACGGCCCCTCCGACGCCACCGGGGTTGCGGTCGTCACCCTGCCGTCCGGTCTGCTCGCCGTCGACCTGCCGGCCGGCTGCGTCGCGGAGGGACCGGACACCCTCCGGTGCACCACCCCGGAGCTGATGCCCGGATCGCGCACCACCTTCCCGGTCGAGATCGTCCAGACCGACCGGGGGGCCCAGCAGGTCACCGCCTCGGTGCAGGGCAGCGCCGCCGACCCACGGTCGGCCAACGATCGCGCAACGATCACCATCGACACCCTGCCCACACCGGTCGTCGGCAACGATCCGGTCGTGGACGCGGTCGTGGTCTCCCGCATGCGGTTCCGAGGCGCTGCCGCGGACGTCCCGCACGTGGTCCTGGCACGATCCGACGACTTCGCCGACGCCCTGGCAGGCACTGCGCTGACCGGCCGCGGTCCGCTCCTGTACACCCTGCCCGACGCGTTGGCCCCGGCCACGGCCGACGAGATCGACCGAGTGCTGCCGCGGGGCGGGACCGTCCTGGTGCTCGGTGGACCGGGGGCCATCAGCGAGCAGGTCGTCGACGCGCTGCGTGTCCGGGGGCACCAGCCGGTCCGGCTGGCCGGGACGTCGCGGATCGGGACGGCGCTGGCGGTTGCCGATCGGCTGATCGCGTCGGGGACCGACCCCTCGACCGTCGTGCTGGCCCGGGCCTTCGGGCAGGGTGCAGCGGCGTGGGCGGACTCGGTGGCCTTCGGCGCCCACGCGGCCAGCACGGCCACGCCGGTGCTGCTGACCGACGGCGACATCGGCTCGCCGGCGGTCGCGGGCTGGCTGGCAGACCACGGCACCACCCGGACGATCGTCGCCGGGGGTGTCGCCGCCGTCAGCGACACCGCCCTGGCCGGCATACCGGGCGTGGACCGGGTGGCTGGCCCCGACCGTGCCGGGACGGCGGTCGCGGCGGCACGCCTGGTGCCTGCCGCCCACGGCGCTGCCGTCGCGGCGCACCACCTGGTCAACGGCTACCTCGACGGCGCCTGGGCACATGGCCTCCTCGCCGCCGGCCTCGCCGCCGACGAGCAGGCGCCGATCCTCTTCGTCGACACCCACGAGGCGCCGGAGGCCACCCGGGCTGCGCTGACCTCCTGCCGTGACGCACCCATCGTCATCGCGGTCGTCGGTGGCCCGGAGGTGGTCGACCCATCGGTACGGGCCGACCTCGACGAGCTCGACGCCGAGGCCTGCTGA
- a CDS encoding cell wall-binding repeat-containing protein, protein MRIRNALALTALVMALVPLAPAAAQALPGTIVYVQDGNVIASTPDGSASHVVADGGNWEAPSMADDGTIVAVQGTETIVRMTQSGEVLSSFVPDDVFAGGIYDMEVSADGELVAYASIMLCNRPNGEIDSCRNTEIVYADGRQTAPLGGAVQTHGLTFVPGQATVVVNGLETVRPGDTETTPWFDRGLVDVTDLDISPDGSLLAVAGCDHSVDPGFGCAPVIEMHRMNGAPPAVPTALPCFVVNEEAVVSFDDVSIAPGNGGLVYTERLADEQFEDAEVKVLTGFSADPCGADEEIVIAEGATDPFWGAAPYDPDGGPVDPGPGPGPGPGPGPGEVFRIDGGGAADPIGQAIATSGSLFEDGAADRVVLATADRFPDALAGAALAGTRGPILLTPSGADLDPRVEAEIARVTGGDGIVLTLGGDAAVSELAATTARAAAGGRSCEAPLPTTCRFAGSGREDTAARIAEVVLAEHPGSRVLLARGDAFADAITGGAYAARAGVPILLTPSTQLNQATAAFLTAHTGVDEVVVLGGEAAVAQSVADQLPVQDVRRVSGADRTATSAAIATELWHAEGLDGGGVVVVNVRHDQGWQTALTAAVVSAAAGAPQLGVENPPADASPAVLAAARTVGTDQVITFGGADLVTDAQLASIAG, encoded by the coding sequence ATGCGCATCCGCAATGCCCTGGCCCTCACCGCCCTGGTGATGGCCCTCGTCCCCCTCGCCCCGGCGGCCGCCCAGGCCCTGCCCGGCACGATCGTCTACGTGCAGGACGGCAACGTCATCGCGTCGACCCCCGACGGATCGGCAAGCCACGTCGTCGCCGACGGCGGCAACTGGGAGGCCCCGTCCATGGCCGACGACGGCACCATCGTCGCCGTCCAGGGCACCGAGACGATCGTCCGCATGACCCAGTCGGGTGAGGTGCTGTCCTCCTTCGTTCCCGACGACGTCTTCGCGGGTGGCATCTACGACATGGAGGTCAGCGCCGACGGCGAGCTCGTCGCCTACGCCTCCATCATGTTGTGCAACCGCCCCAACGGCGAGATCGACTCCTGCCGCAACACCGAGATCGTGTACGCCGACGGACGGCAGACCGCACCCCTCGGCGGGGCCGTCCAGACCCACGGCCTGACCTTCGTGCCCGGCCAGGCCACCGTCGTGGTCAACGGCCTGGAGACCGTCCGGCCCGGCGACACCGAGACAACGCCGTGGTTCGACCGCGGCCTGGTCGACGTCACCGACCTCGACATCTCCCCCGACGGGTCGCTGCTCGCCGTCGCCGGCTGCGATCACTCCGTGGACCCCGGCTTCGGGTGTGCCCCCGTGATCGAGATGCACCGCATGAACGGGGCACCTCCGGCCGTCCCCACGGCCCTGCCCTGCTTCGTGGTCAACGAGGAGGCGGTCGTGAGCTTCGACGACGTCTCCATCGCCCCCGGCAACGGCGGACTGGTCTACACCGAGCGGCTCGCCGACGAGCAGTTCGAGGACGCCGAGGTCAAGGTCCTGACCGGCTTCTCCGCCGACCCCTGCGGCGCCGACGAGGAGATCGTCATCGCCGAGGGTGCCACCGACCCCTTCTGGGGTGCCGCTCCCTACGACCCCGACGGCGGTCCGGTCGACCCCGGCCCCGGCCCGGGGCCCGGTCCCGGTCCCGGTCCGGGTGAGGTGTTCCGCATCGACGGGGGCGGCGCCGCCGACCCCATCGGACAGGCCATCGCCACCTCCGGGTCGTTGTTCGAGGACGGTGCCGCGGACCGCGTGGTCCTCGCGACCGCCGACCGGTTCCCCGACGCGCTCGCCGGCGCCGCGCTGGCGGGCACCCGTGGACCGATCCTGCTGACCCCCTCCGGCGCGGACCTCGACCCGCGGGTGGAGGCCGAGATCGCTCGCGTCACCGGCGGCGACGGCATCGTCCTGACCCTCGGCGGCGACGCCGCGGTCAGCGAGCTCGCCGCCACCACGGCACGGGCGGCTGCGGGCGGCCGGTCGTGCGAGGCCCCGCTTCCCACCACCTGCCGGTTCGCCGGTTCCGGACGCGAGGACACCGCGGCGCGCATCGCCGAGGTCGTCCTGGCCGAGCACCCCGGCAGCCGGGTCCTGCTGGCCCGCGGCGATGCCTTCGCCGACGCCATCACCGGCGGTGCCTACGCCGCCCGGGCCGGTGTGCCGATCCTGCTGACCCCCTCCACCCAGCTCAACCAGGCGACCGCTGCCTTCCTGACCGCCCACACGGGCGTCGACGAGGTCGTCGTGCTCGGCGGCGAGGCGGCGGTGGCCCAGTCGGTCGCCGACCAGCTGCCGGTCCAGGACGTGCGTCGCGTGTCGGGTGCCGATCGCACCGCGACGTCCGCGGCGATCGCCACGGAGCTGTGGCACGCGGAGGGCCTCGACGGCGGGGGAGTGGTGGTCGTCAACGTCCGCCACGACCAGGGCTGGCAGACGGCGCTGACGGCCGCAGTCGTCTCGGCCGCTGCCGGTGCCCCACAGCTCGGCGTGGAGAACCCCCCGGCCGACGCATCCCCGGCCGTCCTCGCGGCCGCCCGTACGGTCGGGACCGACCAGGTGATCACCTTCGGCGGTGCCGATCTGGTGACCGACGCACAGCTGGCGTCGATCGCGGGGTGA
- a CDS encoding cell wall-binding repeat-containing protein — protein sequence MRFSLLIVIVLLSSFVPVTASAQGLLATADVAVDLRRSYDDDVLVDVTNRGPSEVRATAEVSLDRDLMAVDLPARCSAHGPRMVRCTTPVLRPGSRTTFPLGVVQTDRGPQQVSVIVTSTATDPLTANDRATLSIQALPSPPVGTDAVDSAVVVSRMRFRGAAVGVPHVVLARSDDFADALVGTALTGNAPLLFTARDALDARTATEIDRVMPQGGTVLVLGGTGAIAEPVLQSLRARGHEAVRLSGGSRIETALAVADRLVASGADPSTVVVARAFGDAAAAWADAIAFGAFAGQTSTPILLTDPVAGSGEVARWAAGHGTTRTLVAGGVGAVPDAALGGLPGVERIAGVDRAGTAVAAGALLPTRRTSAATAVHLVNGYVDDGWVHGLLAAGLAVDEGAPVLFVTRTDAPDATRTALTSCRDAPVAIAVVGGPDVVDPSLRTELDQLDGSRC from the coding sequence GTGCGGTTCTCACTACTGATCGTCATCGTCCTCCTCTCCTCGTTCGTCCCGGTGACGGCCAGCGCACAGGGGCTGCTTGCCACGGCGGACGTGGCCGTCGACCTGCGCCGCAGCTACGACGACGACGTGCTCGTGGACGTCACCAACCGGGGCCCGTCGGAGGTTCGGGCGACGGCGGAGGTCTCGCTGGACCGTGACCTGATGGCCGTCGACCTGCCGGCCCGCTGCTCGGCCCACGGACCGCGGATGGTCCGGTGCACCACGCCGGTGCTGCGGCCGGGGTCGCGCACGACCTTCCCCCTCGGTGTCGTCCAGACCGACCGCGGACCCCAGCAGGTCAGCGTGATCGTCACCAGCACCGCCACCGACCCGCTGACGGCCAACGACCGTGCCACCCTGAGCATCCAGGCCCTGCCGTCCCCACCCGTCGGCACCGATGCCGTCGACTCCGCCGTCGTCGTCTCCCGCATGCGGTTCCGCGGTGCCGCCGTCGGCGTGCCACACGTGGTCCTGGCCCGCAGTGACGACTTCGCCGACGCGCTCGTCGGCACCGCCCTCACCGGCAACGCCCCGCTGCTGTTCACCGCCCGGGACGCCCTCGATGCCCGGACGGCAACGGAGATCGACCGCGTCATGCCGCAGGGCGGCACGGTGCTGGTCCTCGGCGGGACCGGTGCCATCGCCGAACCCGTCCTGCAGTCCCTGCGAGCACGCGGACACGAGGCCGTTCGGCTGTCCGGGGGGTCGCGCATCGAGACGGCCCTCGCGGTGGCCGACCGGCTCGTGGCGTCGGGCGCCGACCCCTCCACCGTGGTCGTGGCCAGGGCCTTCGGCGACGCTGCCGCCGCATGGGCCGACGCGATCGCGTTCGGCGCCTTCGCCGGCCAGACGTCCACCCCCATCCTGCTGACCGACCCCGTGGCCGGATCCGGCGAGGTGGCCCGATGGGCGGCCGGCCACGGCACCACCCGCACCCTCGTCGCCGGTGGAGTGGGTGCGGTTCCCGACGCCGCGCTCGGCGGCCTGCCGGGCGTCGAGCGGATCGCCGGTGTGGACCGGGCGGGGACCGCCGTCGCGGCGGGTGCGCTCCTGCCCACCCGACGGACGTCAGCGGCAACCGCCGTCCACCTGGTCAACGGCTACGTGGACGACGGCTGGGTCCACGGTCTCCTCGCCGCCGGCCTTGCCGTCGACGAGGGCGCTCCCGTGTTGTTCGTCACGCGCACGGATGCCCCCGATGCGACCCGCACGGCGCTGACGTCCTGCCGCGACGCGCCCGTCGCCATCGCCGTCGTCGGCGGTCCCGATGTCGTCGACCCGTCGTTGCGCACCGAGCTCGACCAGCTGGACGGATCGCGCTGCTGA
- a CDS encoding NAD(P)/FAD-dependent oxidoreductase, whose translation MPSSPAAPGSTADRADVVVVGAGLSGLVAARRLVDAGLRVVVLDKGRSPGGRLATRRLDDAGEAVADHGAQFFTVRSDAFAELIADWPVEVWHHGAATARSITDDPTTVEEGGDGHPRYCAPDGMNRIARHLARGLDVRTGVRVGRVHEGGPWSHGGWGVVAVDGTVCAADGVLLTPPVPQVAALLDAPLPDDVAGLSYDPCLCLMAVLDGPSGLPGTGAVQFAEGPANHLADNVSKGVSRRPTITLHLTGPASAERWGDDDVAVEEELRAMVRPWLAGAVVASQLKRWRYATPTTPHADRAVRIVEGANMGSAGGLVVAGDAFGGPKVEGAALSGLAAAQLLLGTG comes from the coding sequence GTGCCGTCCTCCCCCGCTGCCCCCGGATCCACCGCCGACCGTGCCGATGTGGTCGTGGTGGGGGCGGGGCTGTCGGGGCTGGTGGCCGCGCGGCGCCTCGTCGACGCCGGCCTGCGGGTGGTCGTGCTGGACAAGGGCCGCTCGCCCGGCGGACGGCTGGCGACGCGCAGGTTGGACGACGCCGGCGAGGCGGTGGCCGACCACGGCGCCCAGTTCTTCACCGTCCGCTCCGACGCGTTCGCCGAGCTGATCGCGGACTGGCCGGTGGAGGTGTGGCACCACGGAGCGGCGACGGCACGGTCGATCACCGACGATCCCACCACGGTGGAGGAGGGGGGCGACGGCCATCCGCGGTACTGCGCGCCGGACGGGATGAACCGGATCGCGCGTCATCTGGCTCGGGGACTGGACGTGCGCACCGGCGTCCGGGTCGGACGGGTGCACGAGGGCGGCCCGTGGAGCCACGGGGGTTGGGGTGTGGTCGCCGTGGACGGCACCGTGTGTGCGGCCGACGGGGTGCTGCTGACGCCGCCCGTTCCGCAGGTCGCCGCGCTGCTTGACGCGCCGCTGCCCGACGACGTTGCCGGGCTGTCCTACGACCCGTGCCTGTGCCTGATGGCGGTGCTCGACGGCCCGTCGGGACTGCCCGGGACGGGCGCGGTGCAGTTCGCGGAGGGGCCGGCCAACCACCTGGCCGACAACGTCAGCAAGGGGGTGTCACGGCGGCCGACGATCACCCTCCACCTGACCGGTCCGGCCAGCGCCGAGCGCTGGGGCGACGACGATGTCGCCGTGGAGGAGGAGCTGCGCGCGATGGTCCGACCGTGGCTGGCCGGTGCGGTCGTGGCCAGCCAGCTGAAGCGGTGGCGCTACGCAACCCCGACCACGCCGCACGCCGACCGAGCCGTCCGCATCGTCGAGGGCGCGAACATGGGCTCGGCCGGCGGCCTCGTGGTGGCTGGCGACGCGTTCGGGGGACCGAAGGTCGAGGGTGCGGCGCTGTCGGGCCTGGCCGCCGCGCAGCTCCTGCTGGGGACTGGCTGA
- a CDS encoding CaiB/BaiF CoA transferase family protein produces the protein MTPPGTADNGPLSGLVVADFSRILAGPYATMMLADLGADVIKVEGPGGDDTRTWTPPTRDGESTYYLGVNRNKRSIALDLADPGDRAVAQRLAARADVMVQNFRHGGLERFGLDHEAVRTANPGVVYASITGFGSGDGAGLPGYDLMVQGISGLMSLTGDADGPPMRAGVAVCDVITGLHAAVGILAALQRRAVTGLGEHVEVDLLSSTLSGLVNQSSAVVAGGVVPSRMGNAHPSIFPYNPLPTADGHIIVIAANDGQFATLAEVLGRPGLATDPRFATNADRTANRDELEPHLVDVLRTRTTAEWFEAFRAAGLPGGPVHTVAEGVAFAESLGLSPVVDVGGVPSIRNPIGLDTAAASYRHGPPSIGQHDAEIRAWLADG, from the coding sequence GTGACTCCACCCGGCACCGCGGACAACGGTCCGCTCAGCGGCCTGGTGGTCGCCGACTTCTCCCGCATCCTCGCCGGGCCCTACGCCACGATGATGCTCGCCGACCTCGGGGCCGACGTCATCAAGGTCGAGGGGCCGGGCGGCGACGACACCCGCACGTGGACGCCCCCGACCCGGGACGGTGAGTCGACGTACTACCTGGGCGTCAACCGCAACAAGCGCTCGATCGCACTCGACCTGGCCGACCCCGGGGACCGAGCCGTCGCGCAGCGGCTGGCGGCCCGGGCCGACGTCATGGTGCAGAACTTCCGCCACGGCGGGCTCGAACGGTTCGGGCTGGACCACGAGGCGGTGCGGACGGCCAACCCGGGGGTCGTCTACGCCTCCATCACCGGGTTCGGCAGCGGCGACGGTGCCGGACTGCCCGGCTACGACCTCATGGTCCAGGGGATCAGCGGCCTCATGAGCCTGACCGGCGATGCCGACGGACCACCGATGCGCGCCGGGGTGGCGGTGTGCGACGTCATCACCGGGCTGCATGCCGCCGTCGGCATCCTCGCGGCCCTCCAGCGGCGCGCTGTGACGGGACTCGGCGAGCACGTCGAGGTCGACCTGCTCAGCTCGACCCTCTCCGGCTTGGTCAACCAGTCCAGCGCCGTCGTGGCCGGCGGTGTCGTGCCCTCCCGGATGGGCAACGCCCATCCCAGCATCTTCCCCTACAACCCCCTGCCCACCGCCGACGGGCACATCATCGTGATCGCGGCCAACGACGGGCAGTTCGCCACCCTCGCCGAGGTCCTTGGCCGACCCGGGCTCGCCACTGACCCGCGCTTCGCGACCAACGCCGATCGAACCGCGAACCGCGACGAGCTGGAGCCGCACCTCGTCGACGTGCTGCGCACCCGGACCACGGCGGAGTGGTTCGAGGCGTTCCGCGCGGCCGGTCTGCCGGGCGGCCCGGTCCACACCGTCGCCGAGGGCGTGGCGTTCGCGGAATCGCTCGGGCTGTCACCGGTCGTGGACGTCGGCGGCGTGCCCTCGATCCGCAACCCCATCGGCTTGGACACGGCTGCTGCCAGCTACCGGCACGGGCCGCCGTCCATCGGCCAGCACGACGCCGAGATCCGGGCCTGGCTGGCGGACGGCTGA
- a CDS encoding metal ABC transporter substrate-binding protein, with amino-acid sequence MSHRPTIAVLVLVLALAAAACGGGADATSVSTADGQSSGQAADGTPDEASGPVIIATTNILADLTSRLVGDAATVVALMPTGADPHSFQLSSAQGQTLRDADLVVANGLGLEEGMLDALEAAADDGVEVVSLAETVEPLAGSDDADGHDEDHADEEHVDEEHADEEHADEDESEEGHVHEHDHADGDPHFWLDPERVAEAMADLAHHIAEVDDTLTAEEWAARADDLATELDALDDELEEILSVVPEDRRVLVTNHDSYDYFADAYDFEVLGTVIPGGATLAEPSAADLEALVEAIRDAGVPAIFAETTDPSRLSDVVAEEVGREVAVVELYGGSLSDADGPAATYADYMRHNATLIADALG; translated from the coding sequence ATGTCACACCGCCCGACCATCGCCGTACTCGTCCTCGTGCTGGCCCTCGCCGCTGCTGCCTGCGGGGGTGGCGCCGACGCCACCAGCGTGTCGACCGCGGACGGCCAGTCCAGCGGCCAGGCAGCGGACGGGACGCCTGACGAGGCCAGCGGACCCGTCATCATCGCCACCACCAACATCCTGGCCGACCTGACCAGCCGGCTGGTCGGGGACGCGGCCACGGTCGTCGCGCTGATGCCGACGGGCGCCGACCCGCACAGCTTCCAGCTGTCCTCCGCCCAGGGGCAGACCCTCCGCGACGCCGACCTCGTCGTCGCCAACGGCCTGGGCCTGGAGGAGGGCATGCTCGATGCCCTCGAGGCGGCCGCGGACGACGGGGTGGAGGTCGTCTCGCTCGCGGAGACCGTCGAGCCGTTGGCCGGCAGCGACGACGCCGATGGTCATGACGAGGATCACGCCGACGAGGAGCATGTCGACGAGGAGCACGCCGACGAGGAGCATGCCGACGAGGACGAGTCGGAGGAGGGGCACGTGCACGAGCACGACCACGCCGACGGCGACCCGCACTTCTGGCTGGACCCCGAGCGTGTCGCCGAGGCCATGGCCGACCTCGCCCACCACATCGCCGAGGTCGACGACACGCTGACCGCCGAGGAGTGGGCCGCTCGGGCCGACGACCTGGCGACCGAGCTCGACGCACTCGACGACGAGCTCGAGGAGATCCTCTCGGTGGTGCCCGAGGACCGACGTGTCCTCGTCACCAACCACGACAGCTACGACTACTTCGCCGACGCCTACGACTTCGAGGTCCTCGGCACCGTCATCCCCGGCGGCGCCACGCTTGCCGAGCCGAGCGCGGCGGACCTCGAGGCCCTCGTCGAGGCGATCCGCGACGCGGGCGTCCCGGCGATCTTCGCCGAGACCACCGACCCGTCCCGCCTGTCCGACGTCGTCGCCGAGGAGGTCGGCCGGGAGGTCGCCGTGGTCGAGCTGTACGGCGGCTCGCTCAGCGACGCGGACGGGCCCGCGGCCACCTACGCCGACTACATGCGGCACAACGCCACGCTGATCGCCGACGCCCTGGGGTGA
- a CDS encoding nitrilase-related carbon-nitrogen hydrolase: MAECVADTGVFTYLGITERGGGSGRGTVWCTLLAISPHAGVVSAHRKLRPTFEERLVWGAGDGHGLRVHDTGHGIRVGGLNCWENWMPQARHALYASGEDLHVSVWPGGDHNTHDIPRFIAKEGRVVSLAASAVLDLDDVPEDFPLLDRLEPDDVAFNGGSAIAGPDGRWLAEPLVGREGFVVADIDPATIRAARHTFDATGHYSRPDVFSVTVDRRRQTAATFLDDPRR, from the coding sequence ATCGCAGAGTGCGTGGCCGACACGGGCGTGTTCACCTACCTGGGCATCACCGAACGTGGCGGCGGGTCCGGGCGCGGCACCGTCTGGTGCACCCTGCTTGCCATCTCCCCGCATGCCGGTGTCGTCAGCGCCCACCGCAAGCTGCGTCCCACGTTCGAGGAACGGCTGGTCTGGGGCGCCGGCGACGGCCACGGCCTGCGGGTCCACGACACGGGCCACGGCATCCGGGTGGGCGGGCTGAACTGCTGGGAGAACTGGATGCCGCAGGCCCGCCATGCGCTGTACGCCTCGGGGGAGGACCTGCACGTCTCGGTGTGGCCCGGCGGCGACCACAACACCCACGACATCCCGCGGTTCATCGCCAAGGAGGGGAGGGTCGTGTCACTGGCCGCGTCGGCGGTGCTCGACCTCGACGACGTCCCCGAGGACTTCCCGCTGCTCGACCGGCTGGAGCCCGACGACGTCGCCTTCAACGGGGGCAGCGCCATCGCTGGTCCCGACGGTCGCTGGCTGGCCGAGCCGCTCGTCGGCCGCGAGGGTTTCGTCGTGGCCGACATCGACCCCGCGACCATCCGTGCGGCGCGACACACCTTCGACGCCACCGGCCACTACAGCCGGCCCGACGTGTTCTCCGTCACCGTCGACCGTCGCCGGCAGACGGCAGCAACGTTCCTCGACGACCCTCGCCGCTGA